The Synergistota bacterium DNA segment CGCTTTAAGCATAGTGGTAAACCTATTAGGATCGTATACTATATCTCCATGGATCTCATCGCTTATAATTATTAAGTTATGCTCAAGCGCAATATCGTAAAGAGCCTTAAGCTCATCTAAAGTCCACGCTCTACCAACCGGATTATGAGGATTACAAAGAATTAATAGCTTAGTACGTTCATCTATTAGCTTTCTAAGGCTATCTAAGTCCATTCTAAAGGCTCCATTGACCTTAACCAAGCGGTTTTCAACCAAAACCCGCTTATTCTTTTGAACCACGCCAAAGAAGGGCGGATAAACTGGGGTCTGAATTATTACCTTGTCGCCAGGATCAGTTAAGACGTTAATTAACATCGCCATCATGGGCATGACTCCAACGCCATCAACTATCCACTCACGCTTAACTTCAAAGCCATATCTCCTTCTATACCAACTAATTATAGCCTCGTAGAACTCCTCAGAGCGAAAGGTGTAACCAAAGGCGCCATGCTCAACCCTCTTAAGAAGGGCTTCGATAATAGCTGGAGCGGTAGCCAAATCCATGTCCGCTATCCATGCAGGTAATACATCCTCACCGTAATTCTTTTGAATAAGGTCATACTTCTTACAATCCCAGCCTCTTCTGTCAACGAAGCGTAAGCTCATTTTACTCCCTCCCTATTTAGCAAGAATAAATACTTGAAGAGATCTATATACTATGCTCCCCTCCTGCAAGCCTCCACCATAAAATCTCTCTCCCCTATTAGTTACAGATATATGTAAATGAGAAAGAGGCTTACCCTCTTTCTTAGCAATAGTTCCCACTAAGGAGCAAACCTCGAAAGGTCCTTCATATTCGGATCTTAAAACCTTAGGCGGGAAACTTTTATCTTCCGGGTAGCTAACCACCACCCTCTCAAGAGAGCCTATTCCATTCAATATAATAGCCTCGTTCCAACCTGAGGATAAGAAGGCTTCCTCAAGGCCCCTTAGCACATCTGTTCCCCTATCTAGGGTTAAAACGCAAAGCCTCCCATCAAAACTGGCTAAATTCAAGCTCATACCTCCTTCTACAAAGCGCACTTCTCTCTTAGGTTAAACTTATCTATCACCTCTTTAACCTTATCTAAAAGAGCGCCAGATAAGGGCTGGAGAGGCGGACGAGGATCACCTGAAGGCATGCCCAAAAGCTTCATCATCGCCTTTATACCTACTGGATTAGTTAAAAGATATGCCGCTTCCATAACCGGTTTATACTTAAAGAACATTTCTCTACATCTTAAGGCATCCTCCCAGGACTCCCAGGGCTTAGATAGGAGAGCAAACTCTTTAGGCAAAACGTTTCCGGTTACATTTGCTGTCCCGTGACCTCCCATAGCCATAAGCGGAATTACAAGACCAAACTTAGGAGAATCACAACAAAGAACGTTCATCTTACCCTGAGCTACCTCCACATCACCTATAAGCTGAGACAAGCTTGGTGAAGCCTCCTTTATGGCCACTATGTTGGGAATATCCCTTAAGCGAGCTATCGTAGAGGGATCTATGTTAGTGACTACTCTCGATGGGTTGTTATATATTGTAACCGCTATAGATATGGATTTCGCAACCGTAGCTATAAACTCATACACTGCCTCCTGGGGAGGAAGTATATAAGGTGGTACAACAAGCTGAATACCATCCGCACCGTATTCTTCAGCAAGCTGAGAAAGCTCAACGGTCTCCTTGGTAGTTGAGCAGGTCGTTCCAAAGAAAGCCCTTATCCTTCCCTTGCAATAAGGGGCCATCTCTTTTATTATCTCTCTCCTCTCCTCCATATAAAGAGAGGTGGCTTCCCCAGTTGAGCCCATGAAGATCACTCCATCGCTTCCGTTTCTCACATGAAAGTCAACAAGCTTTTTAAATCCATCCATATCAACCTCGCCCTTATCCGTGAAGGGCGTAACCAACGCAACCCAAGAGCCAACCGGCCTAACCAAACTCAAAATTCTACACCCCCTTCTTAATCTTTGAAAAACTCCTTAGGTAAAAGATAAGCAGGATAACTAAAGAGGTTGAGAGAAAAGATATAAAAAGATTAGGAAATACCCCAAAAACAAATAATACTAAGAAAAGCAACCTTAAACGAAAGCTCAGCTTTTCGCCAAACCATCCCACATAAAAGAGAGCGTAACATATAACCGAAACCACCGCAAAAAAGAACTTTAATACTATACTTCCCCAATCGCCAAAAAGGAGAAGCTCTCTATTGTACATAAACATAAATGGAATTACGAATATGGGAAACCCGATCCCAACGGCCCTAAGACCGGTTCTCATCGGAGCATCACCAGCTATCTCAGCACCTGCATATGCCGCTATAGCAACAGGTGGAGTTATCATAGATAGCACACCAAAGTAAAAAACGAACATGTGAGAGCTTAAAGGGTCGAAACCTAATTTTAGTAAGGCTGGAACACCTAAAGTAGCGACTATAACATAAGCTACTGTTGTAGGAGTCCCCATACCCATGATTATGCTTGAGATAGCTATAGTTAAAAGGGTAAGGATAGAGTATCCACCACCTAGTCTCGTAAAGATCCCTGTCAAGGAAAGCCCCAAGCCCGTTTGGGTGATAACGCCTATAACCATACCGGCACCAGCACAGGTAACAGCTATTAAAATTGACCTTTCAGCCGAGCTAACTATAATATCCAAAAGCAGTTTAACGTTTAATTCTCTTCTTAAGGAAAATAACATCAGGGCAAAGGCAACAACTATTGAGGCAAATACGGACATGGAAGGGCTGTAACCCCGAACGAGCATAAAGACCAAAACGAATACGGGAACAATAAGATAGAACCTTTTTAATACTCCCTTAAGCTCAGGAATCTCCTCCTTAGGAAGCCCTTTAAGGTTAAGCTTTCCAGCCTCGAAATCTAAGACGAAAAATAAGGCTATATACCATAATAAAGCAGGAATCAAAGCAGCCTTGCAAACCTTAAGATAGGGAATTCCTAAGAGCTCAGCCATAAGGAAGGCAGCGGCACCCATGACGGGAGGCATAAGCTGTCCGCCAGTGGATGCCACCGCCTCAACCGCACCAGCAAAATCAGGCGAATAACCAACCTTTTTCATCATCGGTATAGTAAAGGTACCAGTAGCATAAACGTTTGCCGCCGCGCTTCCAGAAATAGAACCAAACAGCGCAGAGGATATACAACTTATCTTTGCTGGGCCTCCCCTGCTTTTTCCAGAGATAGCGCTTGCCAACTCTATAAACCAATCCCCGGTCCCAGAGCGCTCAAGCAAAACCCCAAGTATGATAAATAAAACTATGTATGTGGAGGATATGCCCAAGGGAGAGGAAAGAACCCCTTCGAGACTATAAAACTCAAAATCAAGTATATCCTTGAAAGAAAAACCAGGATGAGCTATAAGCCTTGGCATATATCTTCCAAGGTAAGCGTAAAGAAGAAGCACAGCTATAACACCCACAAGCGCTAATCCTGCGATCCTCCTTATAAGCTCAAGAAGAAGGATCAAAGAAACAAAAGCAAAGAAAAGGTCAAGACCACTTAAGGGGGTTATCATAGGTATCCTAACCGCTATCCTGCTTGAGCTTAAAGCTATGTAACCAAGGCTTAAGGCAGAAAGAGCTGATAATCCTAAATCTAAGACGCTTGAACTTTTACTCTTTCCCTTAAAAGAGTATATTAAAAAGCCCAATGTGGAGGCCAAGGCAAGATGAAAGCTTCTCTGAAACTCAACAGCAGCGCTACCAAAGGCAGCGGTATAAAGATGAAAGGTAACGAAAACACAAGATATAGATACTATAAGTAGCCTTCTTAAAAAATGCATCTTAAGCCTCTTTAAAAAACCCTATTTCTTAATCCATCCCTTTTCAGTGTAATACTTTAAAGCCCCAGGGTGAATCGGCCCACCAACTATGTTAGGCATATCCTCTGGCTTAAACTTAGCATAGGTAGCCCCAACCGCTCTAATCCTATCAGGATTCTCAGCCATAACCTTAACAAGCTTATAAACTACAGATTCATCAAGCTTCTTATTAGCTACAAGTATTGGTGTTTCCGTTATCGTAACCACATCCTTAGGTATAAAGTCGTAGGAACCACCAGGTATCTTAGCTATCCCATATTTGTATTTCTCTCTTAAGGCCTTCAATACGCTTTCATCGGCAGGTATAACCCTAAGCTTTCTCTTTAAGGAGAGCTCAATTATGGCGGGCATAATAGGACCACAGTAGGCATCCGCATGCCCATCAGCTATAAGCGAGGCAGCCTCAGCATAGGGAACGTAGCTTATCCTACCGCCTGCTTGAGAAAGGCTTTCCGGGGTTATTCCATATTCACTAAGAAGCCTCTCCGTAGCCAAAGATGGAGAAGAGCCCTTAGGAGCAGTAACTATCCTTATGGGGAGCTTCTTCTCAGCTATCTCCTTTATAGAATCAAGCTTATAATCGTCCCTAACCAAGAAGACAGCCATATAAATCTCAGCAAGGTAAGCAACTCCCATAACATCCTCATGAGGTTCAAGATCCTTAAAGGCATCCATCTTATTTCTAGCAGCGTAAAGAAGCTGGTCTTGAGTTGTAGCTATGTCCGCCTTTCCTCTCTGAACATTGGTAAGGTTGGCAATCGCTCCACCAGTTGTAACGTTTATCTTAGTATTCGGAAGCTCCTTTTGAAGAAGATCAGCTAGCGTCCCAGCAAGGATATACCACTCACCACCGACAGGGCCACCAGCAATCGTAAGAAACTCCGGAACAGCTGCGAAAGCTACCGAGGAGATGAAAATACAAGCTATTACAAAAACCATCTTTAGTAACCTCATGACTCCATCCCTCCTTCTTCCAGATTTAATTGAGACTTTATTTCCTTAAGATAACTATACAAGGTGTACTTAGATATTCCAAGCCTCCTTGCAACATATTCAACAGCTCCTCTAACTAAAAAGACCCCCTCTTGATCAAGCATCCTTAAGGCCTCGATACGCTGCTTCTTCCCCATCTCTGAAACGGGCACACCTATCTTAGCGAGAACGTTACTAACCACATTCGAAAGAAGAGAGCTCAGGCTATCAAAGAACCTCTCATGAGTCTCTATATCCTCCTTAACGCTTCCGATCTTCTGAGATAAAGCCTCGCTCACCTTAATCCAGAAAGATATATCTTGATTTATACAGAGACAGCCTATCACGTTATCCTTACCATCTCTAATAAAAAGCGTCGAAGACTTAAGAAGCCTACCATCAGGGGTAGTAGCTCTGTAGTTCAAGATGCTCTTTATAGGCTCTCCCTTTCTTAAAAGTCTTAAAACGAGATCGGTTAACGGGGCACCAACCCTCCTACCAGTTAGGTTACCACTGACCTTTATAACGGAGCTCTCAGGCTTAGATAGATCGTGAAGAACGAGCTCACAATCCTCACCTATAGCCATCCTCAAATCATCTAAAATGCCTGATAAAGCCTTAAGTATAACATCCTTCTCCGACGTCTTTATCATCACCACCCCCACACAAATAAATTGTATTCTACAACAATTTTATTGTATAAGATAAGGGATGTCAACCACCTGTTGACAGAATTTTTAGAGAAAATATATAATGAGAGCGAGGTTTCACTCTTACATGAAGGAAAGGATAACAAGCATGCTTAAGGGACCGGTTTTTCAAATAAAAGAGAGCGATTCTCTTAAAAAGCTTTCTATCCTTTCCGCATCCGCAAGATATGATAATTCCTGTAGCAGCTCTGGGGGGAAAAGGGAAACGCATCCTTATGGAATGGGAAACTCCTACTTAAGCGGAATATGTCACTCTTGGTCATCCGATGGAAGATGCGTATCTTTACTTAAAATTCTCATGACCAACTTTTGCTATAACAACTGTAAATATTGCATAAATAGGGCAAAAAACGATGTGCCGAGAGCGATAATGACCCCTCAGGAGATCGCAAACCTAACGATAGAGTTCTACAGGAGAAACTACATAGAGGGACTATTTTTAAGCTCTGGAATATATAAAGATCCCGACTACACAATGGAGCTAATGCTCGAGACAGCAAGGATATTAAGAAATAGATATTACTTTAATGGATATATACACTTAAAGCTTATCCCGGGAGCCTCAAGGGAGCTTGTAGAGGAAGCCTTCCGACTAGCCGATAGGGTTAGCTCAAATTTAGAGCTACCTACTGAAATAAGCTTAAAAAGATTAGCCCCCGATAAGGAATTGAAAAAGCTATTTCAACCTCTAAAAATAGTAAGAGAGGTGTACGAGGAAAAGAGACTTAAGGCACCAGCCTCAACCCAAGTTATAATAGGAGCAACACCTGACACAGACAAAACCGTATTAAGTCTAGCAGATAGCCTATATCAGCAAAAGATCGTAAGAAGGGTGTATTACTCAGCTTATATTCCCGTTAATAACGATTCCGATCTACCTATGATCAATGAGCCTCCACTTTTACGTGAACACAGACTATACCAAGCGGACTGGCTGCTCAGATTTTACGACTTCCGATTAGATGAGCTCTTCGAAGATGGAGAAAATCTGCCACTGGAGTTAGATCCAAAGCTCGCATGGGCTTTAAGGCACCTCGATTTCTTCCCGGTTGAACTTACGAAAGCGGACTACGAGGCACTGATAAGAATTCCCGGTATAGGTCCCACCTCGGCCAAAAAGATAATACAGGCAAGAAGATACGGCAATCTTTCAGAGGAAACATTAAAGAAACTTAGAATACCTTTAAAGAGGGCAAGATTTTTCATAACTATTAGAGGTAAGGAGTTAGCCAAACCCTCTCCCAGGGAGAGAAAGGCCTTAGAAAACAGACAGCTCTCCCTTTTTGAGGTCACCAATGGTATCCTATACCTATGATGGAACCTTCGAGGGTTTCCTGTGCCTTATATACAAATTGCTCCAAACGGATCTAAACTTACATGAAATAGGAGTAGAAAACGAAAGGCTTTCTCCCCTTAGCAAAGGCTTATTTTCAGAGAAAATACAAACCGATATTACTTTAGCAAAAAGCTTTTATAAACAACTAAGGGAAAAGCTTCCAGAGGAGCTATTCAAGAAGATATATATCTACTACTTATGTGATACCGCTAAGCTCGAGCTACCGCTTACTAAGCTAATTAAGAGAATAGACTCTGATCCAAACGCATGGAGGAATATAACGTCAGATGAGGCTATTAAGCTTTATCAAGCTGAAAGAGCCTTCAACCGCGAAAGACACAGATGGCTAGGCCTCTTAAGATTTGTAGAAATCGATGAAAGGCTTCTTTTCGCTAAATTTGAACCTAAATTTAACGTTCTACCTAGGATCTGGAATCACTTTAAAGGAAGGTTTCCGAACGAGAACTTCATGATTTACGATTCTTTAAGAAAGCTTCTATTTAAGCACATGTGGGGGAAAGGCGAGCTTTTGTGGATTGATAACCTCGATATCAAGCCCTCCCTTACGGATCCGTTTATCTACCTATGGAAACGCTACTTTGAAGAGATAGCTATACCTGAGAGAATAAATACCGAAAGGCAGAAAAGCAAGCTTCCCTTACGAGCTAGAAGGTTTCTACCTGAAACGTGGAAAGACCTAACCCTATAAAACCCTTACAGGCTCAGAAGATGGCTTGGAAATAAGGAAGCCTTGAAAATAATCCACCTTATCCTTAAGATACTCAAACTCGTCTTTAGTTTCCACTCCCTCAGCAAGGGATTTAATATTAGCCTCTTTACATATGCGCACTAATGCAGAAACTATGCTCTGCTTTAAAGAGTCATAGTTTACGTTTCTCACTATTTCCTTTTCTATCTTAACTATATCGGGCCTCAAGTTAACGAGCATCTCGAGGTTCGAGTAACCAGATCCTACATCGTCAAGAGCTACCCTGAAACCATTCTGTCTATAATAATCCAAGATATTACCTAAATGCTTTACATCCTCGATCTTTTGGCTTTCTACGACCTCAAATACCACCATCGAGGGATTAAATCCGAAATGGTTAACCCAACTTACAGTGGTTTGCAGGCA contains these protein-coding regions:
- a CDS encoding PatB family C-S lyase, with translation MSLRFVDRRGWDCKKYDLIQKNYGEDVLPAWIADMDLATAPAIIEALLKRVEHGAFGYTFRSEEFYEAIISWYRRRYGFEVKREWIVDGVGVMPMMAMLINVLTDPGDKVIIQTPVYPPFFGVVQKNKRVLVENRLVKVNGAFRMDLDSLRKLIDERTKLLILCNPHNPVGRAWTLDELKALYDIALEHNLIIISDEIHGDIVYDPNRFTTMLKAGLKNTIVLHSPGKTFNIPALTISYGIIPDEGLRQRYIESFEALELTTGNVFGILALKTAYLHGEPWLEELLRALKSNRDMAYSFLRENCPLIDPTLPEATFLMWLDCSKLGLKNPQEFFLEKARVYMNNGGDFGDPNCVRLNFSCDKDTLKEILLRIKYAYDTIEK
- a CDS encoding DNA-binding protein, whose protein sequence is MNLASFDGRLCVLTLDRGTDVLRGLEEAFLSSGWNEAIILNGIGSLERVVVSYPEDKSFPPKVLRSEYEGPFEVCSLVGTIAKKEGKPLSHLHISVTNRGERFYGGGLQEGSIVYRSLQVFILAK
- the dapA gene encoding 4-hydroxy-tetrahydrodipicolinate synthase yields the protein MSLVRPVGSWVALVTPFTDKGEVDMDGFKKLVDFHVRNGSDGVIFMGSTGEATSLYMEERREIIKEMAPYCKGRIRAFFGTTCSTTKETVELSQLAEEYGADGIQLVVPPYILPPQEAVYEFIATVAKSISIAVTIYNNPSRVVTNIDPSTIARLRDIPNIVAIKEASPSLSQLIGDVEVAQGKMNVLCCDSPKFGLVIPLMAMGGHGTANVTGNVLPKEFALLSKPWESWEDALRCREMFFKYKPVMEAAYLLTNPVGIKAMMKLLGMPSGDPRPPLQPLSGALLDKVKEVIDKFNLREKCAL
- a CDS encoding TRAP transporter fused permease subunit, producing the protein MHFLRRLLIVSISCVFVTFHLYTAAFGSAAVEFQRSFHLALASTLGFLIYSFKGKSKSSSVLDLGLSALSALSLGYIALSSSRIAVRIPMITPLSGLDLFFAFVSLILLLELIRRIAGLALVGVIAVLLLYAYLGRYMPRLIAHPGFSFKDILDFEFYSLEGVLSSPLGISSTYIVLFIILGVLLERSGTGDWFIELASAISGKSRGGPAKISCISSALFGSISGSAAANVYATGTFTIPMMKKVGYSPDFAGAVEAVASTGGQLMPPVMGAAAFLMAELLGIPYLKVCKAALIPALLWYIALFFVLDFEAGKLNLKGLPKEEIPELKGVLKRFYLIVPVFVLVFMLVRGYSPSMSVFASIVVAFALMLFSLRRELNVKLLLDIIVSSAERSILIAVTCAGAGMVIGVITQTGLGLSLTGIFTRLGGGYSILTLLTIAISSIIMGMGTPTTVAYVIVATLGVPALLKLGFDPLSSHMFVFYFGVLSMITPPVAIAAYAGAEIAGDAPMRTGLRAVGIGFPIFVIPFMFMYNRELLLFGDWGSIVLKFFFAVVSVICYALFYVGWFGEKLSFRLRLLFLVLFVFGVFPNLFISFLSTSLVILLIFYLRSFSKIKKGV
- a CDS encoding TAXI family TRAP transporter solute-binding subunit, whose product is MRLLKMVFVIACIFISSVAFAAVPEFLTIAGGPVGGEWYILAGTLADLLQKELPNTKINVTTGGAIANLTNVQRGKADIATTQDQLLYAARNKMDAFKDLEPHEDVMGVAYLAEIYMAVFLVRDDYKLDSIKEIAEKKLPIRIVTAPKGSSPSLATERLLSEYGITPESLSQAGGRISYVPYAEAASLIADGHADAYCGPIMPAIIELSLKRKLRVIPADESVLKALREKYKYGIAKIPGGSYDFIPKDVVTITETPILVANKKLDESVVYKLVKVMAENPDRIRAVGATYAKFKPEDMPNIVGGPIHPGALKYYTEKGWIKK
- a CDS encoding PAS domain-containing protein, whose protein sequence is MIKTSEKDVILKALSGILDDLRMAIGEDCELVLHDLSKPESSVIKVSGNLTGRRVGAPLTDLVLRLLRKGEPIKSILNYRATTPDGRLLKSSTLFIRDGKDNVIGCLCINQDISFWIKVSEALSQKIGSVKEDIETHERFFDSLSSLLSNVVSNVLAKIGVPVSEMGKKQRIEALRMLDQEGVFLVRGAVEYVARRLGISKYTLYSYLKEIKSQLNLEEGGMES
- a CDS encoding putative DNA modification/repair radical SAM protein; translation: MRARFHSYMKERITSMLKGPVFQIKESDSLKKLSILSASARYDNSCSSSGGKRETHPYGMGNSYLSGICHSWSSDGRCVSLLKILMTNFCYNNCKYCINRAKNDVPRAIMTPQEIANLTIEFYRRNYIEGLFLSSGIYKDPDYTMELMLETARILRNRYYFNGYIHLKLIPGASRELVEEAFRLADRVSSNLELPTEISLKRLAPDKELKKLFQPLKIVREVYEEKRLKAPASTQVIIGATPDTDKTVLSLADSLYQQKIVRRVYYSAYIPVNNDSDLPMINEPPLLREHRLYQADWLLRFYDFRLDELFEDGENLPLELDPKLAWALRHLDFFPVELTKADYEALIRIPGIGPTSAKKIIQARRYGNLSEETLKKLRIPLKRARFFITIRGKELAKPSPRERKALENRQLSLFEVTNGILYL
- a CDS encoding TIGR03915 family putative DNA repair protein, producing MVSYTYDGTFEGFLCLIYKLLQTDLNLHEIGVENERLSPLSKGLFSEKIQTDITLAKSFYKQLREKLPEELFKKIYIYYLCDTAKLELPLTKLIKRIDSDPNAWRNITSDEAIKLYQAERAFNRERHRWLGLLRFVEIDERLLFAKFEPKFNVLPRIWNHFKGRFPNENFMIYDSLRKLLFKHMWGKGELLWIDNLDIKPSLTDPFIYLWKRYFEEIAIPERINTERQKSKLPLRARRFLPETWKDLTL